A region from the Brassica napus cultivar Da-Ae chromosome C8, Da-Ae, whole genome shotgun sequence genome encodes:
- the LOC106406598 gene encoding probable protein phosphatase 2C 12, whose product MSTKGEHHTVPLSVLLKRESANEKIDNPELVHGQFNQSKKGEDFTFVKTECQRVTGDGVTTFSVFGLFDGHNGSAAAIYTKENLLNNVLAAIPSDLNRDEWVAALPRALVAGFVKTDKDFQERARTSGTTATFVIVEGWVVSVASVGDSRCILEPAEGGVYYLSADHRLEINQEERDRVTASGGEVGRLNTGGGTEIGPLRCWPGGLCLSRSIGDLDVGEYIVPVPYVKQVKLSSAGGRLIISSDGVWDAISAEEALDCCRGLPPEASAEHIVKAAVGKKGIRDDTTCIVVDILPSEKPAASVPPPKKQGKGMLKSMFKRKSSDSSSNIEKEYAEPDVVEELFEEGSAMLSERLDTKYPLCNMFKLFMCAVCQVEVKPGEGVSIHAGSANFPKLRPWDGPFLCASCQEKKDAMEGKRSSGDRHSSESD is encoded by the exons ATGTCAACTAAAGGAGAGCATCATACAGTTCCACTTTCGGTTTTGCTAAAGCGTGAATCTGCAAATGAGAAGATAGACAACCCTGAACTTGTACACGGCCAGTTTAACCAGAGCAAGAAAGGAGAGGATTTCACTTTCGTTAAAACAGAGTGCCAACGGGTTACTGGAGATGGCGTTACCACCTTCTCTGTCTTCGGG CTTTTTGATGGACACAATGGTTCTGCAGCAGCTATCTACACTAAGGAGAACCTGCTGAACAATGTACTAGCTGCAATACCCTCTGACCTCAACAGAGATGAGTGGGTTGCGGCACTTCCTAGAGCTTTGGTTGCTGGATTTGTTAAAACTGATAAAGATTTCCAGGAAAGAG caagaaCGTCTGGAACGACTGCAACGTTTGTCATAGTAGAAGGATGGGTGGTGAGTGTTGCGTCTGTAGGTGACTCTCGTTGCATACTTGAGCCTGCGGAGGGTGGTGTCTATTACTTATCTGCTGATCATCGGCTTGAAATAAACCAAGAAGA GCGAGATCGCGTCACTGCAAGTGGTGGTGAAGTTGGTCGGCTAAATACTGGTGGTGGAACTGAG ATTGGTCCTCTGAGATGTTGGCCCGGTGGTCTCTGTCTCTCGAGATCCATTGGAGATCTGGATGTTGGCGAATACATTGTTCCAGTTCCTTATGTGAAGCAAGTCAAG TTATCTTCAGCTGGTGGTCGACTTATCATCTCAAGTGATGGTGTGTGGGATGCAATTAGTGCAGAAGAGGCTCTTGATTGTTGCCGGGGTTTGCCACCTGAAGCTTCCGCGGAACATATTGTTAAA GCAGCTGTGGGGAAAAAAGGTATTCGTGATGATACAACATGTATTGTGGTTGATATATTGCCATCAGAAAAACCAGCTGCTTCCGTGCCGCCTCCAAAAAAGCAAGGAAAGGGAATGTTAAAGTCCATGTTCAAAAGAAAATCTTCAGACTCCTCTTCTAATATTGAGAAAGAGTATGCAGAACCTGATGTAGTTGAAGAGCTCTTTGAAGAGGGGTCTGCTATGCTTTCAGAGAG ATTAGACACGAAGTATCCACTTTGCAATATGTTTAAGTTGTTCATGTGTGCTGTGTGTCAAGTAGAAGTGAAACCTGGAGAGGGTGTCTCGATCCATGCTGGATCGGCTAATTTCCCAAAGCTTCGTCCATGGGATGGTCCATTCCTATGCGCAAGTTGCCAAGAGAAGAAAGACGCAATGGAAGGGAAACGATCATCGGGAG ATAGACATAGCAGTGAGAGCGACTAG